A region from the Sandaracinus amylolyticus genome encodes:
- a CDS encoding alpha/beta fold hydrolase encodes MESVVAEDGTRVSYERAGTGPPLVLVHGGFSDHETNWTYVAPRLRDRFTVVAIARRGRGETPGDSGHLVQDEGADVVAVVRALGAPVFLLGHSFGALCALEAAMRAPELVAKLVLYEPPRPSMIDDDLLARLETLGAAKAWDAVAETFLREAIRVKPDELRALRSSPDWAAWTSDAGASLSDLRAMHRYTFAPERARALAMPTLLLYGTESVRARYMTDALADTVRDARVVALGGQAHEGMTTAPHLFAEVVERFLLEDRPRRTARAAREARA; translated from the coding sequence ATGGAGAGCGTCGTGGCGGAGGACGGGACGCGGGTGTCCTACGAGCGCGCGGGCACCGGGCCGCCGCTCGTGCTGGTGCACGGCGGGTTCAGCGATCACGAGACGAACTGGACGTACGTCGCGCCGCGGCTGCGCGATCGCTTCACGGTGGTCGCGATCGCGCGTCGGGGGCGTGGCGAGACTCCGGGCGATTCCGGGCACCTGGTGCAGGACGAAGGCGCGGACGTGGTCGCGGTGGTGCGCGCGCTCGGCGCGCCGGTGTTCCTGCTCGGTCACTCGTTCGGCGCGCTGTGCGCGCTCGAGGCGGCGATGCGCGCGCCCGAGCTCGTCGCGAAGCTGGTCCTCTACGAGCCGCCCCGGCCGAGCATGATCGACGACGATCTGCTCGCGCGCCTCGAGACGCTCGGCGCCGCGAAGGCGTGGGACGCGGTCGCGGAGACGTTCTTGCGCGAAGCGATCCGGGTGAAGCCGGACGAGCTGCGCGCGCTGCGAAGCTCGCCCGACTGGGCGGCGTGGACGAGCGATGCCGGAGCGTCGCTGAGCGACCTGCGCGCGATGCACCGCTACACGTTCGCGCCGGAGCGAGCGCGCGCGCTCGCGATGCCGACGCTGCTGCTCTACGGGACCGAGAGCGTGCGTGCGCGCTACATGACCGACGCGCTGGCGGACACGGTGCGCGACGCGCGCGTCGTCGCGCTCGGAGGGCAGGCGCACGAAGGGATGACCACCGCGCCGCATCTCTTCGCCGAGGTCGTCGAGCGCTTCTTGCTGGAGGACCGGCCGCGACGGACGGCGCGCGCCGCGCGCGAGGCGCGCGCCTGA
- a CDS encoding Crp/Fnr family transcriptional regulator, protein MDRTEVHVQRESLLRTLSTSRLFRTLDPALLAALVPHASVHRLQQGESLWRRGTPAEHFHVVLRGVLELQRAPGTESTLIALFGPGESPAIPVTLERRAFIADAYAATPSVEVLRVSAAPILELVQTDVRLALAINRALLEHCALLHAKIDVLASGTVLRRVAAFMLDLAERFGDEGIDGKTYVPLALSRAHVATYVGARVETVIRIFSQWHKDGLVATTKDGFVIRSTDELRALRGAGGADEEDGTVSS, encoded by the coding sequence ATGGATCGCACCGAGGTCCACGTGCAGCGTGAATCGCTCCTCCGGACGCTCTCCACGTCGCGGCTCTTCCGCACGCTCGATCCCGCGCTCCTCGCAGCGCTGGTGCCGCACGCGAGCGTGCATCGACTGCAGCAGGGCGAGTCGTTGTGGCGGCGCGGCACGCCCGCGGAGCACTTCCACGTCGTGCTGCGCGGGGTGCTCGAGCTGCAGCGCGCGCCGGGCACCGAGTCGACGCTGATCGCGCTCTTCGGGCCGGGCGAGAGCCCCGCGATCCCGGTCACGCTCGAGCGTCGGGCGTTCATCGCCGACGCGTACGCCGCGACTCCGTCGGTCGAGGTGCTGCGCGTCTCCGCGGCGCCGATCCTCGAGCTCGTGCAGACCGACGTGCGCCTCGCGCTCGCGATCAACCGCGCGCTGCTCGAGCACTGCGCGCTGCTCCACGCGAAGATCGACGTGCTCGCGTCGGGCACGGTCCTGCGGCGCGTCGCCGCGTTCATGCTCGATCTCGCGGAGCGCTTCGGCGACGAGGGGATCGACGGCAAGACGTACGTCCCGCTGGCGCTCTCGCGCGCGCACGTCGCGACCTACGTCGGCGCGCGCGTCGAGACGGTGATCCGCATCTTCTCGCAGTGGCACAAGGACGGGCTCGTCGCGACGACGAAGGACGGGTTCGTGATCCGCTCGACGGACGAGCTCCGCGCGCTGCGAGGCGCGGGGGGCGCCGACGAGGAGGACGGAACCGTCTCGTCCTGA
- a CDS encoding trypsin-like peptidase domain-containing protein, protein MNVVREIASRRIAIVVCGVALGLTASAFAPPSSSRTLAQPSERSATIADAQRVGSAFAAVAARVAPSVVSIRVDAVLSEEDISPLLRWMLQDLPPDTVIAAGASGFVISEDGAILTNRHVVSRAARIRVRLADGRVLPARIVGTDRATDLAVIRVPARGLEPLRFADMREHQVGDWVVAVGSPYGFDATVTTGVVSALGRSGLGMSELEDYVQTDAVIHPGSSGGPLVDLDGAVVGVTTIVLRPAPGVSFAVSADLARDVAQQLLEHGRIRRPWIGVEHQDLTPELASALGAPEDRGGAIVNALDAESPAARAGVELGDVIVAVDGAPVERSVDLTRHLLRHPIDDDITLGVLRRGQEQRIALRAIARAAEEDEERPSATRTRARPRSRDLGIELLALTPELAEQVGYEGRDGAIVGGVREAGPAYHAGLRPGDVIVDADRRTVRTVEDLGRALSDGTALLRVVRGDHAFYTVLGERS, encoded by the coding sequence ATGAACGTCGTCCGGGAGATCGCATCGCGGCGCATCGCCATCGTCGTCTGCGGCGTGGCGCTCGGCCTCACTGCTTCCGCGTTCGCGCCGCCGAGCTCCTCGCGCACGCTCGCGCAGCCGTCCGAGCGCAGCGCGACGATCGCCGACGCGCAGCGCGTCGGCAGCGCCTTCGCGGCGGTCGCGGCGCGCGTCGCGCCCTCGGTCGTGTCGATCCGCGTCGACGCGGTGCTCTCCGAGGAGGACATCTCGCCGCTGCTGCGCTGGATGCTCCAGGATCTCCCGCCCGACACCGTCATCGCCGCGGGCGCGTCGGGCTTCGTGATCTCCGAGGACGGCGCGATCCTCACCAACCGCCACGTCGTCTCGCGCGCAGCGCGCATCCGCGTGCGCCTCGCCGATGGACGCGTGCTTCCGGCGCGCATCGTCGGCACTGATCGCGCCACCGACCTCGCGGTGATCCGCGTTCCGGCGCGCGGGCTCGAGCCGCTGCGCTTCGCCGACATGCGCGAGCACCAGGTCGGCGACTGGGTGGTCGCGGTGGGCTCGCCCTACGGCTTCGACGCGACGGTGACGACCGGCGTCGTGAGCGCGCTCGGGCGCAGTGGGCTCGGCATGAGCGAGCTCGAGGACTACGTGCAGACCGACGCGGTGATCCATCCCGGCAGCTCGGGCGGTCCGCTCGTCGACCTCGACGGCGCGGTGGTCGGCGTCACGACGATCGTGCTGCGCCCCGCGCCCGGCGTGAGCTTCGCGGTCTCGGCCGATCTCGCGCGGGACGTCGCGCAGCAGCTGCTCGAGCACGGGCGGATCCGCCGGCCGTGGATCGGCGTCGAGCACCAGGACCTCACGCCCGAGCTCGCGAGCGCGCTCGGCGCGCCCGAGGATCGCGGCGGCGCGATCGTCAACGCGCTCGACGCGGAGAGCCCCGCGGCGCGCGCCGGCGTGGAGCTCGGCGACGTGATCGTCGCGGTCGACGGAGCGCCGGTCGAGCGCAGCGTCGATCTCACGCGCCACCTGCTGCGCCATCCGATCGACGACGACATCACGCTCGGCGTGCTCCGCCGCGGACAGGAGCAGCGCATCGCGCTGCGCGCGATCGCGCGCGCCGCGGAGGAGGACGAGGAGCGCCCTTCCGCCACACGCACGCGAGCGCGTCCGCGGAGCCGCGATCTCGGCATCGAGCTGCTCGCGCTCACGCCCGAGCTCGCCGAGCAGGTCGGCTACGAGGGCCGCGACGGCGCGATCGTCGGCGGCGTGCGCGAAGCAGGCCCCGCGTACCACGCCGGCCTGCGCCCCGGCGACGTGATCGTCGACGCGGATCGCCGGACCGTGCGCACGGTCGAGGATCTCGGCCGCGCGCTCTCCGACGGAACCGCGCTGCTGCGCGTGGTGCGCGGAGACCACGCGTTCTACACGGTGCTCGGCGAGCGCAGCTGA
- a CDS encoding NTP transferase domain-containing protein, whose product MTLHPIVLVGGRSARFGRDKLREPLEGGWLVDRAITALRDATGRAVTLVGACDPEVAARGDAQLDDAHEGHGPAGGVLTALERLGDVVVLPGDLPRVRAATLVPVIAAAERAPGALVVRARREPLVAVYRRALAPCIAARIAEGRRSLHDVARFDELIEVDAREEELVNANTPEVLEVPAHVWPFEGIDVRLELVPLAARRALDRAGAHLSLEAWRALALDVRRAMVVEGAREIVAIDAVRALLAGVTTRDIDVVPELDASRPPIALRDALGPELDARWPALRALERFALVHGMKSAARRGDPSRLDEVARAVLGER is encoded by the coding sequence GATCGTGCTGGTGGGCGGACGCAGCGCCCGGTTCGGTCGCGACAAGCTGCGCGAGCCGCTCGAGGGAGGGTGGCTCGTCGACCGCGCGATCACCGCGCTGCGCGATGCGACCGGGCGCGCGGTGACGCTCGTCGGCGCGTGCGATCCCGAGGTCGCGGCGCGCGGTGACGCGCAGCTCGACGACGCGCACGAAGGGCATGGACCGGCAGGTGGTGTGCTCACCGCGCTCGAGCGGCTGGGCGACGTCGTCGTGCTGCCGGGGGACCTGCCGCGGGTGCGCGCAGCGACGCTCGTGCCGGTGATCGCGGCGGCGGAGCGCGCGCCCGGTGCGCTCGTGGTGCGCGCGCGACGAGAGCCGCTGGTCGCGGTGTACCGTCGCGCGCTCGCGCCGTGCATCGCCGCGCGGATCGCGGAGGGGCGGCGCTCGCTGCACGACGTCGCGCGCTTCGACGAGCTGATCGAGGTGGACGCTCGCGAGGAGGAGCTCGTCAACGCGAACACGCCCGAGGTGCTCGAGGTGCCTGCGCACGTGTGGCCCTTCGAGGGCATCGACGTGCGCCTCGAGCTCGTCCCGCTCGCCGCGCGGCGCGCGCTCGATCGCGCCGGCGCGCACCTGTCGCTCGAGGCGTGGCGCGCCCTCGCGCTCGACGTGCGCCGCGCGATGGTGGTCGAGGGCGCGCGAGAGATCGTCGCGATCGACGCGGTGCGCGCGCTCCTCGCCGGCGTGACGACGCGCGACATCGACGTCGTGCCCGAGCTCGATGCGTCACGGCCGCCGATCGCGCTGCGCGACGCGCTCGGCCCGGAGCTCGACGCGCGGTGGCCGGCGCTGCGCGCGCTCGAGCGGTTCGCGCTCGTGCACGGGATGAAGAGCGCGGCGCGGCGTGGAGATCCTTCGCGGCTCGACGAAGTCGCGCGCGCCGTGCTCGGCGAGCGATGA
- a CDS encoding L-2-amino-thiazoline-4-carboxylic acid hydrolase, protein MRAIRGTVMGELARWRPSLVEAIAQREGREAAEAICDDAAQRLDAMLDSIPDAGWTAPHMRAFTIGGAIYVATYLALVPRGYDAARAWDVCEAATRARFAGMRGMERSMAANGLFVWPMKALSRWIAKRSHEAPVGGWVFDFVEGEPGTFEYGVDYKRCAIRELAIANGAAEFAPYICLADVPGSEVFGWGLTRTETIAQGGSRCDFRFQRGAETRVRVKLPITR, encoded by the coding sequence ATGCGGGCGATCCGAGGGACGGTGATGGGCGAGCTCGCGCGGTGGCGACCCTCGCTGGTCGAGGCGATCGCGCAGCGCGAGGGACGCGAGGCCGCGGAGGCGATCTGCGACGACGCCGCGCAGCGCCTCGACGCGATGCTCGACTCGATCCCGGACGCGGGCTGGACCGCGCCGCACATGCGCGCGTTCACGATCGGCGGTGCGATCTACGTCGCGACGTACCTCGCGCTCGTCCCGCGCGGCTACGACGCGGCACGCGCGTGGGACGTGTGCGAAGCGGCGACACGCGCGCGCTTCGCGGGCATGCGCGGCATGGAGCGCAGCATGGCGGCCAACGGGCTCTTCGTGTGGCCGATGAAGGCGCTCTCGCGATGGATCGCGAAGCGCTCGCACGAGGCCCCGGTCGGCGGCTGGGTGTTCGACTTCGTCGAAGGCGAGCCGGGCACGTTCGAGTACGGCGTCGACTACAAGCGCTGCGCGATCCGCGAGCTCGCGATCGCGAACGGCGCCGCGGAGTTCGCGCCGTACATCTGCCTCGCCGACGTGCCCGGGAGCGAGGTGTTCGGCTGGGGCCTCACCCGCACCGAGACGATCGCCCAGGGCGGCTCGCGCTGCGACTTCCGTTTCCAGCGCGGCGCCGAGACGCGCGTGCGCGTGAAGCTCCCGATCACGCGTTGA